A single window of Chitinophaga sp. XS-30 DNA harbors:
- the fmt gene encoding methionyl-tRNA formyltransferase: protein MRIIFMGTPDFAVTSLDALVKEGYDVAAVVTAPDKPAGRGLQLQQSAVKAYAVSKNIPVLQPLKLKDPAFLDTLRSYQADLQVVVAFRMLPEVVWSMPPRGTINVHASLLPQYRGAAPINWAIINGERQSGVTTFKLQHEIDTGNIMFSEAVDIPEDQTAGELYEVLRVTGAGLLIKTVKAIAAGEAPEMPQADIPASALKHAPKIFKEHCLINWEAPLDNIYNLIRGLSPYPTAFTHLQDKTLKIFKAAKETAPHTHPAGSVHTDQKTFLKFAAPGGYIQVLSLQLEGKKKMEVDEFLRGYRFQG, encoded by the coding sequence ATGAGGATCATTTTCATGGGTACGCCCGATTTTGCGGTTACTTCACTGGACGCGCTGGTGAAAGAGGGATATGATGTAGCAGCGGTGGTTACTGCGCCGGACAAACCCGCAGGCCGGGGGCTGCAATTGCAGCAAAGCGCGGTGAAAGCCTATGCGGTCAGTAAAAATATCCCGGTCCTCCAGCCGCTGAAACTGAAAGACCCCGCATTCCTGGATACCCTGCGGTCGTACCAGGCAGACCTGCAGGTGGTGGTGGCCTTCCGCATGCTGCCGGAAGTGGTATGGAGCATGCCGCCGCGCGGCACCATCAATGTACACGCTTCGCTGCTGCCGCAGTACCGTGGCGCCGCACCCATCAACTGGGCCATCATCAACGGGGAACGGCAATCCGGTGTCACCACCTTCAAACTGCAGCATGAGATCGATACCGGGAATATCATGTTTTCGGAAGCCGTGGATATTCCGGAAGACCAGACGGCCGGGGAGCTTTATGAGGTCTTGCGCGTCACCGGAGCGGGCCTGCTGATCAAAACCGTCAAGGCCATCGCCGCAGGCGAAGCCCCGGAAATGCCGCAGGCGGATATTCCCGCATCGGCGTTGAAACATGCGCCAAAGATCTTCAAAGAACATTGCCTCATTAACTGGGAAGCGCCGCTGGACAATATTTACAATCTCATTCGCGGGCTAAGTCCCTATCCCACCGCATTTACGCATCTGCAGGATAAAACGCTCAAGATATTCAAAGCGGCGAAAGAAACCGCCCCGCATACTCATCCTGCCGGCTCTGTGCATACCGACCAGAAGACGTTTCTGAAATTCGCGGCGCCGGGTGGATATATTCAGGTACTATCCCTGCAACTGGAAGGGAAAAAGAAAATGGAAGTGGACGAGTTCCTGCGGGGGTACCGGTTTCAGGGGTAA
- a CDS encoding exo-beta-N-acetylmuramidase NamZ domain-containing protein, whose amino-acid sequence MKRLLFLLLLCGCFSCFAQQPLLTGADRTDVYLPLLKGKRVGMLVNQTSIIGSSHLVDSLLKLDVKIVKIFSPEHGFRGDADAGEKLGNTVDKKTGLPIVSLYGKHRKPDAKDLADVDMLIFDLQDVGVRFYTYISSLEELMEAAAEHGKPLLVLDRPNPNGHYTDGPILDTAFRSFVGMQPIPTVHGMTVGEYAKMLNGEGWLDNKAQCRLTVIPCAGYTHRTMYQLPVKPSPNLPNMASIYLYPSTCLFEGTVFSLGRGTDKPFQVYGHPALPKDLFSFTPRSLPGAKSPVLMDQTCYGYDLSHEAHPDNKIRLDWIINAYKLFPDKDKFFNAFFNKLAGNKELMAQIKAGHSPEQIRKTWEAGLAAFGKIRRKYLLYEDF is encoded by the coding sequence ATGAAACGTCTACTCTTTCTCCTGTTGCTTTGCGGCTGTTTTTCCTGCTTCGCGCAACAACCCCTTCTTACCGGAGCCGACCGTACAGATGTTTATCTTCCCCTGCTGAAAGGCAAGCGTGTAGGCATGCTGGTCAATCAGACCTCCATCATCGGCAGCAGCCATCTGGTAGATTCGCTGTTGAAGCTTGATGTGAAGATCGTGAAGATATTCAGCCCGGAGCACGGATTCCGCGGCGACGCCGATGCCGGCGAAAAACTTGGCAATACCGTTGATAAAAAAACCGGATTGCCCATCGTATCGCTGTACGGCAAACACCGGAAACCGGATGCAAAAGACCTCGCGGATGTGGACATGCTGATATTTGATCTTCAGGATGTTGGGGTCCGTTTTTACACTTACATTTCTTCACTGGAAGAGCTGATGGAAGCCGCTGCAGAACATGGCAAACCCTTGCTGGTGCTGGACCGTCCCAATCCCAACGGACATTATACCGATGGCCCCATCCTGGATACGGCTTTCCGCTCCTTCGTGGGCATGCAGCCCATCCCCACCGTGCATGGCATGACGGTTGGAGAATATGCCAAAATGCTCAACGGAGAGGGCTGGCTGGACAATAAAGCACAGTGCAGGCTTACCGTTATTCCCTGCGCCGGTTATACGCACCGCACCATGTACCAGCTGCCGGTGAAACCTTCCCCCAACCTGCCGAACATGGCATCCATCTACCTCTACCCTTCCACCTGCCTGTTCGAAGGCACGGTATTCAGCCTGGGACGCGGTACGGACAAGCCTTTCCAGGTGTACGGGCATCCCGCGCTGCCGAAAGACCTCTTTTCTTTCACGCCCCGCAGCCTGCCCGGCGCCAAATCCCCCGTGCTGATGGACCAGACCTGCTATGGATACGACCTCTCGCATGAAGCCCATCCGGATAACAAGATCCGGCTGGACTGGATCATCAATGCCTACAAGCTGTTCCCGGACAAGGATAAGTTCTTCAATGCCTTCTTCAACAAACTCGCAGGCAACAAGGAACTGATGGCGCAGATCAAGGCAGGCCATTCGCCTGAGCAGATCCGGAAGACCTGGGAAGCCGGGCTGGCCGCATTCGGGAAGATCCGCCGGAAATACCTGCTGTATGAGGACTTCTGA
- a CDS encoding peptidylprolyl isomerase, translating to MQQVKTGDTVRVHYHGRLTNGTTFDSSEGRDPLEFKVGAGMVIKGFDNGVLEMAIGEKRTLNIPVEEAYGPKSEELIMDFPKANIPEDLNPEVGMELQMSNPQGQVFPVKVAAISGEFIKLDANHPLAGEPLVFDIELVEIV from the coding sequence ATGCAACAAGTCAAGACGGGAGATACGGTACGGGTTCATTATCACGGCCGTTTAACCAACGGTACCACCTTCGATTCTTCAGAAGGCAGAGATCCCCTGGAGTTCAAGGTAGGCGCCGGTATGGTGATCAAGGGCTTTGATAATGGTGTGCTCGAAATGGCCATAGGGGAGAAGAGGACCCTTAATATCCCGGTAGAAGAAGCATATGGCCCCAAAAGTGAAGAGCTGATCATGGATTTTCCAAAAGCGAATATACCGGAGGACCTGAATCCGGAAGTAGGTATGGAGCTGCAGATGAGCAATCCGCAAGGTCAGGTATTCCCGGTGAAAGTAGCCGCTATCAGCGGTGAATTCATCAAACTGGATGCCAATCATCCGCTCGCGGGCGAACCGCTGGTGTTCGACATCGAACTGGTGGAGATCGTTTAA
- the pepT gene encoding peptidase T yields MDRNYAYSVSERFLRYVQIDTQSDPLSNTFPSTAKQKDLSALLVRELQEMGITDAMTGEYGYVYATIPATTTKQVPVICLCAHMDTAPDCSGANVKPIVHKAYDGGDIVLPDDPAQVIRAKEHPYLAGKKGDDIITASGTTLLGADNKAGVAEIMDAAQYLLQHPEIKHGRIRILFTPDEEVGRGVEHLNMEQLGAQFGYTMDGGELGSLEDETFSADSVKISISGISTHPGTANGKMVSAIKVAAAILAELPANILSPETTKDREGFIHPVRMEGMVEKAELDFIIRDFTTPELEGHEFYLRKIMETVLQRYPGASATFKVTEQYRNMKEVLDKYPQVVANAEEAIRRAGIEPLRLSIRGGTDGSRLSFMGLPCPNIFTGEMALHSKHEYVSIQDMQKAVDTIVHLVQVWEERS; encoded by the coding sequence ATGGATAGAAATTATGCCTACTCCGTCTCCGAACGCTTCCTGCGTTATGTGCAGATAGATACGCAATCAGACCCGCTCAGCAATACTTTCCCTTCTACCGCAAAGCAGAAAGACCTGTCTGCCCTGCTTGTCAGGGAGTTGCAGGAAATGGGCATCACGGACGCGATGACCGGTGAATACGGATATGTGTATGCCACCATACCCGCCACCACTACCAAACAGGTGCCGGTGATCTGTCTTTGTGCGCATATGGACACAGCGCCCGATTGCAGCGGCGCTAATGTAAAACCCATTGTGCATAAAGCATATGACGGCGGCGATATTGTGCTGCCGGATGATCCCGCCCAGGTTATCCGGGCAAAGGAGCATCCTTATCTCGCCGGAAAAAAGGGCGATGATATCATTACTGCCAGCGGTACCACCCTTCTCGGCGCGGACAATAAAGCCGGTGTAGCGGAGATCATGGATGCCGCACAATACCTGTTGCAGCATCCGGAGATCAAACACGGCAGGATCCGCATCCTGTTCACCCCGGATGAAGAGGTTGGCCGCGGTGTGGAGCATTTGAACATGGAGCAGCTCGGCGCACAGTTCGGCTACACCATGGATGGTGGGGAACTCGGCTCCCTGGAAGACGAAACATTCTCGGCGGATAGCGTAAAGATCTCCATCAGCGGCATCAGCACCCATCCGGGAACGGCCAATGGCAAAATGGTGAGCGCCATCAAAGTGGCCGCCGCTATCCTTGCGGAACTGCCGGCGAACATTCTTTCCCCGGAGACCACGAAAGACAGGGAAGGGTTTATTCATCCCGTACGCATGGAGGGAATGGTGGAGAAAGCTGAACTCGATTTTATCATACGCGATTTTACCACGCCGGAGCTGGAAGGTCACGAATTTTATCTCCGCAAGATCATGGAAACCGTGCTGCAACGTTACCCTGGCGCCAGCGCCACTTTCAAGGTAACGGAGCAGTACCGCAATATGAAAGAAGTACTGGATAAGTATCCGCAGGTGGTGGCCAATGCAGAGGAAGCGATCCGGCGCGCCGGGATCGAGCCTCTACGCCTGAGCATCCGCGGCGGTACTGACGGTTCACGCCTGTCTTTCATGGGATTGCCCTGTCCGAATATCTTCACAGGAGAGATGGCGCTGCACAGCAAACACGAATACGTGAGCATACAGGACATGCAAAAGGCGGTGGACACCATCGTTCATCTCGTGCAGGTTTGGGAGGAAAGAAGCTGA
- a CDS encoding MotA/TolQ/ExbB proton channel family protein gives MLPGLITFLQDSLLLPRADTVAAGVDAAATATQEIKLWDMIVKGGPLMIPLGVLSVIAVYVFVERFITIRKAGRLEDNFMPMVRDHITSGNINAARSLSRNTNNPIARVIDKGIQRVGKPIDNIEKSMESVGKLEIYKMEKNLIILSIIAGIAPMFGFLGTIAGMIQTFFNISQTSDITLGAIAGGIYVKMVTSATGLIIGLIAYIGYSYLNAQIDKVINKMEYSSAEFIDILQEPTK, from the coding sequence ATGTTGCCAGGACTAATTACGTTTTTGCAGGATTCTCTTTTACTTCCCAGGGCCGACACAGTGGCTGCAGGAGTGGATGCCGCTGCAACCGCAACCCAGGAGATCAAATTATGGGACATGATCGTGAAGGGCGGCCCGCTGATGATCCCCCTGGGCGTTCTTTCCGTGATAGCGGTATATGTATTCGTGGAAAGGTTCATCACCATCAGAAAGGCAGGACGGCTGGAAGACAATTTCATGCCGATGGTCCGCGACCATATTACCTCCGGTAATATCAATGCGGCGCGCTCCCTGTCCAGGAACACCAACAATCCCATCGCCAGGGTGATCGACAAAGGGATACAACGTGTGGGCAAGCCGATCGACAATATCGAAAAATCAATGGAAAGCGTAGGCAAGCTGGAGATCTACAAAATGGAAAAGAACCTCATCATTCTTTCCATCATCGCCGGTATTGCGCCGATGTTCGGGTTCCTCGGCACCATCGCCGGTATGATCCAGACCTTCTTCAACATCTCGCAGACTTCCGATATCACACTTGGCGCTATTGCAGGCGGTATCTACGTGAAAATGGTGACCTCCGCAACGGGGCTTATCATCGGCCTGATCGCCTACATCGGCTACAGTTATCTGAATGCGCAGATCGACAAGGTGATCAACAAGATGGAATATTCATCCGCAGAGTTCATAGACATTCTGCAGGAGCCAACGAAATAG
- a CDS encoding biopolymer transporter ExbD, with translation MHNGALNDILFILLLFFLIVSSLANPNVIKLMLPKAKSNTKAKQTVVVSIDAKQQFYVGTNKVNFEELRAALVPKININEVDPTIVINAEESVPISAVVSVMQIARELGAKTVLGTANPQNTAPKR, from the coding sequence ATGCACAACGGAGCGTTGAACGATATCCTGTTCATCCTCCTGCTGTTCTTCCTGATCGTGTCGTCCCTGGCCAATCCCAACGTCATCAAGCTGATGTTGCCGAAGGCCAAAAGTAATACCAAAGCAAAACAGACGGTAGTGGTGAGCATCGATGCGAAGCAACAGTTCTATGTGGGCACGAACAAAGTGAATTTTGAAGAGCTGAGAGCGGCATTGGTACCGAAGATCAACATCAATGAAGTAGATCCGACCATTGTGATCAATGCCGAAGAATCCGTTCCCATCAGTGCGGTGGTGAGTGTAATGCAGATCGCAAGGGAACTGGGCGCAAAAACGGTGTTGGGTACGGCCAACCCGCAAAATACGGCACCGAAAAGATAG
- the prmC gene encoding peptide chain release factor N(5)-glutamine methyltransferase, which translates to MTIQSAFAGITTAIRPMYDAREASNIAHLVMEHITGLGKLDRIIHKDGDLLPAQETLYHQALEALLEHRPVQHITGKSWFYGMELTVSEQVLIPRPETEELVEWVLLDHPCQPAWRLLDIGTGSGCIPIALKKQWPAADIWGLDVSTAALSVATRNAGIQHTPVRFVHQDILSSDAAQVLPSFNIIVSNPPYICENERPGMRQQVHAFEPNIALFVPDNDPLLFYRRIAQLAMEKLEPGGMLYFEINEALGQEVLSLLEKVGFTAVALKQDMFGKDRMIRATKK; encoded by the coding sequence ATGACCATTCAATCAGCATTTGCCGGCATCACCACAGCTATCAGGCCCATGTACGATGCCCGCGAGGCCTCCAATATTGCGCACCTGGTAATGGAGCATATTACCGGGCTAGGGAAGCTGGACCGGATCATCCATAAAGACGGAGACCTCCTTCCCGCACAGGAAACCCTGTACCATCAGGCATTGGAAGCGTTGCTGGAACACCGGCCCGTACAACATATCACCGGAAAAAGCTGGTTTTACGGGATGGAGCTGACCGTCAGTGAACAGGTGCTCATCCCCCGCCCTGAAACGGAGGAACTGGTAGAATGGGTGCTGCTCGATCATCCCTGCCAGCCGGCCTGGCGCCTGCTGGATATTGGTACCGGCAGCGGTTGCATTCCCATCGCCCTGAAAAAGCAATGGCCGGCAGCCGATATCTGGGGCCTGGACGTGAGCACCGCCGCATTGTCTGTTGCAACGCGCAACGCCGGCATCCAGCATACGCCCGTACGGTTCGTACACCAGGATATACTTTCCTCCGATGCCGCACAGGTACTGCCATCCTTCAACATCATCGTCAGCAATCCACCCTATATCTGCGAAAACGAAAGGCCTGGCATGCGGCAGCAGGTACATGCCTTTGAGCCGAACATCGCGCTCTTTGTACCGGATAATGATCCCCTGCTGTTCTACCGCCGCATCGCACAACTCGCGATGGAAAAACTGGAACCGGGCGGGATGTTGTATTTCGAGATCAATGAGGCCCTCGGGCAGGAAGTCTTATCCCTGCTGGAAAAAGTGGGTTTCACAGCAGTGGCCCTGAAACAGGATATGTTCGGGAAAGACAGGATGATACGGGCAACAAAAAAATAA
- the ribD gene encoding bifunctional diaminohydroxyphosphoribosylaminopyrimidine deaminase/5-amino-6-(5-phosphoribosylamino)uracil reductase RibD translates to MDSISHEIFMRRCLQLAATGMGQVAPNPMVGAVLVHEGRIIGEGYHKIFGQAHAEVNCVNSVPGDQESLIPRSTLYVSLEPCSHHGKTPPCADLIISRRIPRVVVGCIDSFSAVAGRGIKHMQDAGIEVITGVLEAECRSINKRFFTFHEKKRPYIILKWAESRDGYVALPGGQPVRISNGYTDRLVHQWRSQEMGIMVGTKTALQDNPGLTTRLWPGKSPVRIVIDRKMQTPPHYQLRDAAAPTIFVTEQATDGVTFIQLDFNRDIIPQLLPQLHAADIQSIIVEGGTYLLQQFINSGYWDEARVITGRETLGNGIAAPVITGASLQDEMELYGDRIAVYVPASSST, encoded by the coding sequence ATGGACAGCATTTCCCACGAAATTTTTATGCGGCGCTGCCTGCAACTGGCGGCAACAGGTATGGGTCAGGTGGCTCCCAACCCGATGGTGGGGGCTGTGCTGGTCCATGAAGGCAGGATCATCGGGGAAGGGTACCATAAAATATTCGGGCAGGCGCATGCCGAGGTGAATTGTGTGAACAGTGTGCCGGGGGACCAGGAGAGCCTCATTCCCAGGTCCACCCTGTACGTGAGCCTGGAACCCTGCTCGCATCACGGTAAAACCCCGCCCTGCGCGGACCTGATCATCTCCCGCCGGATACCGCGGGTGGTAGTGGGCTGTATCGATTCCTTCTCCGCCGTGGCCGGAAGAGGGATCAAACATATGCAGGATGCCGGTATTGAAGTGATCACCGGTGTGCTCGAAGCAGAATGCCGGAGCATCAACAAACGGTTCTTCACTTTCCATGAGAAAAAACGCCCTTATATCATCCTGAAATGGGCGGAATCGCGGGATGGCTATGTAGCCCTGCCCGGAGGGCAGCCGGTAAGGATATCGAACGGTTATACGGACAGGCTGGTGCATCAATGGCGAAGCCAGGAAATGGGGATCATGGTGGGCACAAAAACGGCCCTGCAGGATAATCCGGGGCTGACCACACGGCTATGGCCGGGAAAAAGCCCCGTACGCATCGTGATAGACCGGAAAATGCAGACGCCGCCGCATTATCAGCTCCGTGATGCCGCGGCGCCGACCATTTTTGTGACGGAACAGGCCACGGACGGCGTTACGTTCATACAACTGGATTTCAACCGTGATATCATTCCGCAGCTGTTGCCGCAATTGCATGCCGCCGATATCCAGAGCATCATCGTGGAAGGAGGGACCTACCTGCTGCAACAATTCATCAACAGCGGCTATTGGGACGAAGCACGCGTGATCACCGGCCGGGAAACCCTCGGCAACGGCATCGCCGCGCCAGTCATCACAGGCGCCTCACTACAGGATGAAATGGAACTGTATGGCGACAGGATCGCCGTATATGTTCCCGCATCCTCATCAACCTGA
- a CDS encoding YigZ family protein, which translates to MEVYYTIEKKAVAEFKDRGSKFLAYAYPVKSTEQVKECLQDVKKEHPKATHHCYAYRLGTDGLQFRAVDDGEPSGSAGKPILGQIDSKQLTDVLVVVVRYFGGTLLGVPGLINAYKMSAALVLQLIPAVQKNVEARYRLTFDYTILNDVMMVVKQHNCTVLSQDIQLFCSMEIGIPKASLDLCLLRLKDIYNLEIRAL; encoded by the coding sequence ATGGAAGTTTATTATACGATTGAGAAGAAAGCAGTAGCGGAGTTCAAGGACAGGGGCAGCAAATTCCTCGCATATGCCTACCCCGTAAAATCCACCGAACAGGTAAAAGAGTGCCTGCAGGACGTGAAGAAAGAACACCCCAAAGCCACCCACCACTGTTATGCCTACCGGCTCGGGACAGACGGGCTGCAATTTCGCGCTGTGGACGACGGAGAACCTTCCGGTTCCGCCGGTAAGCCCATTCTCGGGCAGATCGACAGCAAACAGCTGACGGACGTGCTGGTAGTGGTGGTCAGGTATTTCGGCGGTACGCTGTTAGGCGTTCCCGGCCTCATCAATGCCTACAAGATGTCAGCCGCGCTGGTGCTACAACTGATCCCGGCCGTGCAGAAAAATGTAGAGGCCAGGTACCGGCTGACATTTGACTATACCATATTGAATGATGTGATGATGGTGGTGAAGCAGCACAACTGCACCGTGCTGTCACAGGATATACAGCTGTTCTGCAGTATGGAAATTGGTATTCCCAAAGCCAGCCTGGACCTTTGCCTGCTGCGGCTGAAAGATATCTATAACCTGGAGATCAGGGCATTATAG
- a CDS encoding DUF6786 family protein, translating into MKQYLLYGALLLAACGPGRQQQENKGSSANQPAIRSAEHFGADVAFLKRHVETIILKDSTSNAAIAIVPAWQGRVMTSTAAGDTGRSLGWVNHALIESGELQPHMNAYGGEDRFWLGPEGSRNSFYFEPGDTFDFAHWQVPAPIDTEPFTVAGRSPHTVSFERTMQLTNYKGNTFHIKVNRTITLIARRDVRNYIGTDLHRSVQAVAFHSANTISNAGTQKWDTAYGMPSVWILGMFAASGQNTVVIPIRNKGKVNTNYFGAIPPERLKTGEKIAYFKADAKYRSKIGLQPNACYNYLGSYDAANRLLTIVQFTLPLGRNLYVNSSWDTLSPPFGGDVINAYNDGIPGEGLPQLGQFFELESSSPAAGLKPGGRLEHYHRTIHLQGEEKRLAPVVQQLFGVSLAEIKKAL; encoded by the coding sequence ATGAAGCAATACCTTCTCTATGGCGCACTGCTGTTGGCAGCCTGTGGACCCGGCCGGCAACAGCAGGAAAATAAAGGATCATCCGCAAACCAGCCTGCTATCAGGAGCGCGGAACACTTCGGTGCGGATGTTGCATTCCTTAAAAGACATGTGGAAACGATCATACTGAAAGACAGCACCAGCAATGCCGCTATAGCCATTGTGCCGGCCTGGCAGGGCCGGGTGATGACCAGCACTGCTGCCGGGGATACCGGCCGCAGTCTCGGCTGGGTGAACCATGCCCTGATCGAAAGCGGCGAACTGCAACCCCATATGAACGCCTATGGAGGGGAAGACCGCTTCTGGCTGGGACCGGAAGGCAGCCGCAACAGCTTTTATTTCGAACCGGGAGATACGTTTGACTTCGCACACTGGCAGGTGCCCGCTCCCATCGATACGGAACCTTTCACCGTGGCAGGCCGGTCCCCACACACGGTTTCCTTTGAGCGGACCATGCAGCTCACCAATTACAAGGGCAATACATTCCATATAAAGGTCAACCGTACCATAACGCTCATCGCGCGGAGGGATGTCCGCAATTACATCGGGACGGACCTGCACAGAAGCGTTCAGGCGGTGGCCTTTCATTCCGCCAACACCATCAGCAATGCCGGCACGCAAAAATGGGACACGGCATACGGCATGCCTTCCGTCTGGATACTGGGCATGTTCGCGGCATCGGGACAGAACACGGTCGTTATACCGATACGCAACAAGGGAAAAGTGAACACCAATTATTTCGGGGCCATTCCGCCGGAACGGCTGAAAACGGGTGAGAAGATCGCTTATTTCAAGGCTGATGCGAAATACCGCAGCAAGATAGGACTGCAGCCGAACGCCTGTTACAACTACCTGGGCAGTTATGACGCGGCCAACCGGCTGCTCACCATTGTGCAGTTTACCTTGCCGCTGGGCAGGAACCTGTATGTAAATTCATCGTGGGACACCCTTTCCCCGCCTTTTGGCGGCGATGTGATCAACGCCTATAACGATGGCATTCCCGGCGAAGGCCTGCCGCAGCTGGGCCAGTTCTTTGAACTGGAAAGCTCCTCACCGGCGGCTGGACTAAAGCCCGGAGGGCGGCTGGAACATTATCACCGCACCATTCACCTGCAAGGAGAGGAAAAACGGCTGGCCCCTGTGGTGCAACAGCTGTTCGGGGTATCGCTGGCCGAGATCAAAAAGGCCTTGTAG
- a CDS encoding glycosyltransferase family 2 protein, which translates to MSKLPSVAVVILNWNGRAFLESFLPSVCASVYDGSLDIYVADNASTDDSVAFVETHFPAVKIIRNSSNSGFAGGYNEALEHVKADIFVLLNQDVEVEPDWINPVISKMMEDPSIAACQPKLRAFSERDSFEYAGAAGGWMDILGYTFCRGRILYTIEKDKGQYDTEQDIFWATGAALFIRSDRFFEVGGFDPYFFAHMEEVDLCWRLQRAGYRITYCPGSVVYHVGGGSLPQGNPRKLYLNFRNNLIMLCKNLHFDEQWIILSQRHVLDLLAAFKSLVSGKPRDMAAIFRAYRDYYRWRRTKEKSYNDTFPRKKLYDLKGVFRGIMIWRYYFLNKRTFSSLTQWKKQRN; encoded by the coding sequence TTGTCAAAATTGCCTTCGGTAGCGGTTGTTATATTGAACTGGAACGGCAGGGCTTTCCTCGAAAGCTTCCTTCCTTCCGTTTGCGCTTCCGTGTATGATGGCAGTCTGGATATCTATGTGGCCGACAATGCTTCTACGGACGACAGCGTTGCTTTTGTGGAAACGCACTTCCCGGCCGTAAAGATCATCCGCAACAGCAGCAACAGCGGCTTTGCCGGTGGGTACAATGAAGCGCTGGAGCATGTAAAGGCCGATATCTTTGTGTTGCTGAACCAGGATGTGGAAGTGGAACCGGACTGGATCAACCCGGTGATCAGCAAAATGATGGAAGACCCGTCCATCGCGGCCTGCCAACCCAAACTCAGGGCTTTCAGCGAGCGGGACAGCTTTGAATATGCCGGTGCGGCCGGGGGATGGATGGATATCCTGGGGTACACCTTCTGCCGCGGCAGGATACTTTATACGATCGAAAAGGACAAGGGTCAGTACGATACGGAGCAGGACATTTTCTGGGCCACCGGTGCGGCCCTGTTCATCCGTTCCGACCGTTTTTTTGAAGTAGGCGGATTTGATCCGTATTTCTTCGCTCATATGGAGGAAGTAGACCTTTGCTGGCGCCTGCAACGCGCGGGGTACCGCATTACCTATTGCCCGGGATCCGTTGTCTATCACGTTGGCGGGGGCAGCCTGCCGCAGGGTAATCCCCGCAAGCTGTACCTCAATTTCCGGAACAACCTGATCATGTTATGCAAGAACCTGCATTTCGATGAACAATGGATCATCCTGTCCCAACGGCATGTGCTGGACCTGCTGGCGGCATTCAAAAGCCTCGTCTCCGGCAAGCCCCGGGACATGGCCGCGATCTTCCGCGCTTACCGGGATTATTACCGCTGGCGCAGAACGAAAGAAAAGAGCTACAACGATACTTTTCCCCGCAAAAAACTATACGACCTCAAAGGCGTTTTCCGGGGCATTATGATCTGGCGTTACTATTTCCTGAACAAACGGACGTTCAGCTCACTGACGCAATGGAAAAAACAGCGGAACTAA